The Micromonospora sp. NBC_00421 genome contains a region encoding:
- a CDS encoding phosphatidylserine decarboxylase: MTQSPAVRPSGPSGPVRIGERAARTLVAELARRNDPKAALLVGAAPGAAVLAAAIDALLPGDTLTVVPAPATDAATLREHVTAQGRWVADRVRVVDSLAEADTAELVIAAEPFTGTGEETRDAVDGLTKYLADGAVLSVAAPVFRTDGAAAELDRHGVLHGVRTDLVLRNSPPVRVHHLRFTPASPAAAAQLAPAYRPSSVPLTRGMHIDSNGVAAAGIALGLAAVARVVRPKSKLWLVPALAAAPVAAFFRDPQRDVPEDPSAVVAAADGQVLSVQRLHDERFGDGEWLRIAVFLSVLDVHVNRSPVAGKVVDYFVADGGFVNAMKPDAEHNVAAYTVLDTAHGTVVVAQRTGLIARRIVQRAPVGALLARGERFGLIRFGSRTDVYLPADAAEPLVGPGDKVVGGSSVIARWS, from the coding sequence ATGACCCAGTCCCCCGCCGTGCGCCCCTCCGGTCCGTCCGGTCCGGTCCGCATCGGCGAGCGTGCCGCCCGTACCCTCGTCGCCGAACTCGCCCGACGCAACGACCCGAAGGCCGCCCTGCTGGTGGGCGCGGCCCCCGGGGCCGCGGTCCTCGCCGCGGCGATCGACGCGCTGCTGCCGGGTGACACGTTGACCGTCGTGCCGGCCCCGGCGACCGACGCCGCCACGCTGCGCGAACACGTCACGGCCCAGGGCCGCTGGGTCGCCGACCGGGTACGGGTGGTCGACTCCCTCGCCGAGGCGGACACTGCCGAGCTGGTGATCGCCGCCGAGCCGTTCACCGGCACCGGCGAGGAGACCCGCGACGCCGTCGACGGCCTCACCAAGTACCTGGCCGACGGCGCGGTGCTGAGCGTGGCCGCACCGGTGTTCCGCACCGACGGGGCCGCCGCCGAGCTGGACCGGCACGGCGTGCTGCACGGCGTCCGCACCGACCTGGTGCTGCGCAACTCCCCGCCGGTCCGGGTGCACCACCTGCGGTTCACCCCGGCCAGCCCCGCGGCGGCGGCCCAGCTCGCCCCGGCGTACCGGCCGTCGAGCGTGCCGCTGACCCGGGGCATGCACATCGACTCGAACGGGGTGGCGGCGGCCGGCATCGCGCTCGGCCTGGCCGCGGTCGCCCGGGTGGTCCGGCCGAAGTCGAAGCTGTGGCTGGTGCCGGCGCTCGCCGCCGCTCCGGTGGCCGCGTTCTTCCGGGACCCGCAGCGGGACGTGCCGGAGGACCCGTCGGCGGTGGTCGCCGCCGCGGACGGCCAGGTGCTGTCGGTGCAGCGGCTGCACGACGAGCGGTTCGGCGACGGTGAGTGGCTGCGGATCGCGGTCTTCCTGTCGGTGCTGGACGTGCACGTCAACCGCTCGCCGGTGGCCGGCAAGGTGGTGGACTACTTCGTCGCCGACGGTGGCTTCGTCAACGCGATGAAGCCGGACGCCGAGCACAACGTCGCCGCCTACACGGTGCTGGACACCGCGCACGGCACGGTGGTGGTGGCACAGCGGACCGGGCTGATCGCCCGCCGGATCGTGCAGCGGGCCCCGGTGGGGGCACTGCTGGCCCGGGGCGAACGGTTCGGGCTGATCCGGTTCGGCTCCCGTACCGACGTCTACCTGCCGGCCGACGCCGCCGAGCCGCTGGTCGGCCCCGGCGACAAGGTGGTCGGCGGTTCCTCGGTCATCGCCCGCTGGAGCTGA
- a CDS encoding NUDIX hydrolase: MTTLLEPLRRIAAYAVCADSVGRVLLVRASERSGTPGVWSLPGGAVDHGEDPNHTVVRETAAETGLSVAVAGLADVLADMRALPERRITIHTDRLIYQVSVRGGTLTDRVDRSTDLVRWYTLDEARELPLRAFTARALGLPASSADVVPDEAPEFPSFYAVPGPDGLHRAQRFAAYAVATDPAGRVLLTRVSDGYPGAGCWHLPGGGTDYGEQPGAALIRELVEETGQTGRLVELLGVASHRDAASLGPEGYPIDWHGVRAFYRVMVDQPAPPTVTDVGGSTCEARWFAREELGALPADRLTEVTAEAVQAARLT; encoded by the coding sequence GTGACCACCTTGCTGGAGCCGCTCCGCAGGATCGCGGCATATGCAGTCTGTGCAGATTCAGTCGGCCGAGTGTTGCTGGTCCGCGCATCGGAGCGCTCCGGCACCCCCGGCGTATGGTCCCTGCCCGGTGGGGCGGTCGACCACGGCGAGGACCCGAACCACACGGTCGTCCGGGAGACAGCCGCCGAGACGGGCCTCTCGGTCGCCGTCGCCGGCCTGGCGGACGTCCTGGCCGACATGCGCGCACTGCCCGAGCGGCGCATCACCATCCACACCGACCGCCTGATCTACCAGGTCTCGGTGCGTGGCGGCACCCTCACCGACCGGGTGGACCGCTCCACCGACCTGGTCCGCTGGTACACCCTCGACGAGGCGCGGGAGCTGCCGCTGCGGGCCTTCACCGCACGCGCCCTGGGGCTGCCGGCCTCCTCGGCCGACGTGGTCCCCGACGAGGCCCCCGAGTTCCCCTCCTTCTACGCCGTGCCCGGCCCGGACGGGCTGCACCGGGCGCAGCGCTTCGCCGCGTACGCGGTGGCCACCGACCCGGCGGGCCGGGTGCTGCTGACCCGGGTCTCCGACGGCTACCCGGGCGCGGGCTGCTGGCACCTGCCCGGCGGCGGCACCGACTACGGCGAGCAGCCGGGCGCGGCACTGATCCGGGAGCTGGTCGAGGAGACCGGGCAGACGGGTCGACTCGTCGAGCTGCTCGGGGTGGCCAGTCACCGGGACGCCGCCTCGCTCGGCCCCGAGGGCTACCCGATCGACTGGCACGGCGTACGCGCCTTCTACCGGGTGATGGTCGACCAGCCCGCCCCGCCGACGGTGACCGACGTGGGCGGCTCCACCTGTGAGGCCCGCTGGTTCGCCCGTGAGGAGCTGGGTGCCCTGCCCGCCGACCGGCTCACCGAGGTCACCGCCGAGGCGGTGCAGGCCGCCCGACTCACCTGA
- a CDS encoding NUDIX domain-containing protein: MQERRRIAAYGWAVDDAGRVLLARGAASGPFPEVWRLPGGGVRHAEHPVDAVVRGFAEETGLDATVTGVRAAVADVTHLRAGNSDVSVHTDRLVFDVTVRGGRLRSAADGGADELAWCTPQEAAVSPLLPFTARLLGLPAAPLPADLPQEPPTAPQPPPGSDRRQRFAAYGLVTDPDQRVLLTLIAPGYPGAGKWHLPGGGTDHGEQPVDGLLRELVEEAGQRGRVDRLILVDNLHNPVAVGPEGRPLDWHGVRVIYRVLVDEPGEAVVTEPAGGSTASAAWFTSSQLSGLLLTDVALLATGAAVGWRSLDEPVEGHSGKVRPAVGDKNG; this comes from the coding sequence GTGCAGGAGCGACGGCGGATCGCGGCGTACGGCTGGGCGGTGGACGACGCCGGCCGGGTCCTGCTGGCCCGGGGGGCGGCCTCCGGCCCCTTTCCGGAGGTCTGGCGGTTGCCGGGCGGGGGCGTCCGGCATGCCGAGCATCCGGTCGACGCAGTGGTCCGCGGGTTCGCCGAGGAGACCGGGCTGGACGCCACGGTCACCGGGGTGCGCGCCGCCGTCGCCGACGTGACCCACCTCCGTGCCGGAAACTCGGACGTGTCGGTGCACACCGACCGATTGGTGTTCGACGTCACCGTCCGGGGTGGTCGACTCCGCTCGGCGGCGGACGGGGGCGCCGACGAATTGGCCTGGTGCACCCCGCAGGAGGCGGCGGTGTCGCCGTTGCTGCCGTTCACCGCCCGGCTGCTCGGCCTGCCGGCCGCGCCGCTTCCCGCCGACCTGCCGCAGGAACCGCCGACCGCGCCTCAGCCGCCGCCCGGGTCGGACCGGCGGCAACGGTTCGCCGCGTACGGCCTGGTCACCGACCCCGACCAGCGGGTGTTGCTCACATTGATCGCGCCCGGCTATCCGGGTGCCGGCAAGTGGCATCTGCCCGGCGGGGGTACCGATCACGGTGAGCAGCCGGTCGACGGTCTGTTACGGGAACTGGTGGAGGAGGCGGGCCAGCGGGGCCGGGTCGACCGATTGATCTTGGTCGACAATCTGCACAATCCGGTCGCAGTCGGCCCAGAGGGTCGACCACTCGACTGGCATGGAGTGCGGGTGATCTATCGGGTGCTGGTCGACGAGCCCGGCGAGGCGGTGGTGACCGAACCAGCGGGGGGATCGACGGCGAGCGCCGCCTGGTTCACGTCTTCGCAGCTCAGCGGCCTTTTGTTGACAGACGTGGCCCTGTTGGCGACCGGGGCGGCGGTCGGATGGCGGTCGCTCGACGAGCCGGTTGAGGGGCACTCCGGTAAAGTCAGGCCTGCGGTTGGCGACAAGAATGGGTGA
- a CDS encoding CDP-alcohol phosphatidyltransferase family protein, translating into MRRSSTFARQVLLVRVGRRDGDQLNSTDLVLPEHRVDRQRRRYGFDRRGVTLDRAEIEAVVPVSPALAPAASVDDSPATAIPLLPGARTPARRMKFALVNACTLASLVLGINAIFVAMDGHTRLAALLLIACVVFDGLDGALARKFGVASPFGAQMDSLADMCSFGLAAPVVVYASLAGSAPTAAAAVAAALVASCAAIRLARFNVSPKDGRFFCGVPTTMAAAVLALTVAIGLPLPATVQIGGVALLAFAMVSSFPYAKLARLVKLPPWLWLAPAVGALVDIRLTFALVVMGYLVSGPLLWLHQRRTA; encoded by the coding sequence TTGCGCCGCAGCAGCACATTCGCCCGCCAGGTGCTGCTGGTCCGGGTGGGTCGCCGCGACGGCGACCAGCTCAACAGCACCGACCTGGTCCTTCCGGAGCACCGTGTCGACCGCCAACGTCGCCGGTACGGTTTCGACCGTCGGGGGGTCACCCTCGACCGCGCCGAGATCGAGGCGGTCGTGCCGGTCAGCCCGGCACTCGCCCCCGCCGCGTCGGTCGACGATTCGCCGGCGACGGCGATCCCGCTGCTCCCCGGCGCGCGTACCCCGGCCCGCCGGATGAAGTTCGCGCTGGTCAACGCCTGCACCCTGGCCAGCCTGGTGCTCGGCATCAACGCCATCTTCGTGGCCATGGACGGTCATACCCGGCTCGCCGCGCTCCTGCTGATCGCCTGCGTGGTCTTCGACGGTCTCGACGGCGCGCTCGCCCGGAAGTTCGGCGTGGCCAGCCCGTTCGGTGCCCAGATGGACTCGCTTGCCGACATGTGCTCCTTCGGCCTGGCCGCCCCGGTGGTGGTCTACGCCTCGCTGGCCGGGTCGGCCCCCACCGCCGCCGCGGCGGTCGCGGCGGCCCTCGTGGCGTCCTGCGCCGCGATCCGGCTCGCCCGGTTCAACGTCTCACCCAAGGACGGCCGGTTCTTCTGCGGCGTGCCCACCACCATGGCGGCGGCGGTGCTCGCCCTCACCGTGGCCATCGGGCTGCCGCTGCCGGCGACCGTGCAGATCGGCGGGGTGGCGCTGCTGGCCTTCGCGATGGTGTCCAGCTTCCCCTACGCCAAGCTTGCCCGGCTGGTCAAGCTGCCGCCGTGGCTCTGGCTGGCCCCGGCCGTCGGCGCGCTTGTCGACATCCGGCTCACCTTCGCCCTCGTGGTGATGGGCTACCTGGTCAGCGGGCCGCTGCTCTGGCTGCACCAGCGTCGCACAGCCTGA